A portion of the Cyanobium sp. PCC 7001 genome contains these proteins:
- a CDS encoding DUF2605 family protein, which translates to MSPSSSPQEPAADLLDHLLGSLLADFRVWFSRGELLLELCPDEVMAPQERRALRQRLAEANSQLAAASSLRQAAPVPMALGMDSLAPWHQLVMQLWSLSARLRSSGVDLPPMVWPDPPAMPGGLLPPEPHG; encoded by the coding sequence ATGAGCCCCTCCTCCTCGCCCCAGGAGCCCGCCGCCGATCTGCTCGACCACCTGCTGGGGTCGTTGCTGGCCGATTTCCGCGTGTGGTTCAGCCGCGGTGAGCTGCTGCTCGAACTGTGCCCCGACGAGGTGATGGCACCGCAGGAACGGCGTGCCCTGCGCCAGCGGCTCGCGGAAGCCAACAGCCAGCTGGCAGCGGCCTCCAGCCTCCGCCAGGCCGCTCCGGTGCCGATGGCCCTGGGCATGGACTCGCTGGCACCCTGGCACCAGCTGGTGATGCAGCTGTGGTCCCTCTCGGCCCGGCTGCGCAGCAGCGGTGTGGACCTGCCGCCGATGGTCTGGCCCGACCCCCCTGCCATGCCCGGCGGCCTGCTGCCCCCCGAGCCCCACGGCTGA
- a CDS encoding glycoside hydrolase family 104 protein has product MAALPTTLAASAELPGGPARLDAAASRLPAATRVAARKAQGPFTITPQRRALLDTIRYAEGTWKGGRPEGYRVLYGGQLFSRLDRHPEITVRRRYTSAAAGAYQFLPGTWREVSRRMGLRSFEPHNQDQAALYLVQRRRALHLFDRKGLDAEVMARLAPEWASLPAQHGGSYYGQPVKSRQELTRFYQGALARARQQNRAA; this is encoded by the coding sequence GTGGCGGCACTCCCCACCACCCTGGCGGCCTCGGCCGAACTGCCCGGAGGTCCCGCCCGCCTCGACGCGGCCGCCAGCCGCCTCCCGGCCGCCACCCGCGTGGCCGCGCGGAAGGCCCAGGGGCCGTTCACGATCACGCCGCAACGCCGGGCCCTGCTGGACACGATCCGCTACGCGGAGGGCACCTGGAAGGGTGGACGCCCCGAGGGCTACCGCGTGCTCTACGGCGGCCAGCTGTTCTCCCGCCTGGATCGCCATCCCGAGATCACCGTGCGGCGCCGCTACACCAGCGCGGCCGCAGGGGCCTACCAGTTCCTTCCTGGCACCTGGAGGGAAGTCTCACGGCGCATGGGCCTGCGCAGCTTCGAACCCCACAACCAGGACCAGGCAGCCCTCTACCTCGTTCAGCGCCGGCGAGCCCTGCACCTGTTCGACCGGAAGGGGCTCGACGCTGAGGTGATGGCCCGCCTGGCACCCGAATGGGCCTCCCTGCCGGCGCAGCATGGGGGCAGCTACTACGGACAGCCCGTGAAGAGCCGCCAGGAGCTCACCCGCTTCTACCAGGGGGCACTGGCCCGGGCCCGACAGCAGAACCGCGCGGCCTAG
- a CDS encoding TM2 domain-containing protein encodes MVLSQRRHLALAYLVWALGLVGVCGLQRFYARKPLSGTLYLFTFGLCFLGQLVDLWLLPELVEQANTVPLLRRGRGVSTERQLLQLARMRGERGFTLNDAVLSLEDHDALESEELRSVIERLLHAHLLDVGNDERGRVIYREP; translated from the coding sequence ATGGTGCTGTCGCAGCGGCGTCATCTCGCCCTGGCCTACCTGGTGTGGGCCCTGGGGCTGGTGGGCGTGTGCGGCCTGCAGCGCTTCTATGCCCGCAAGCCCCTGAGCGGCACGCTTTACCTGTTCACCTTCGGGCTCTGTTTCCTCGGCCAGCTCGTGGACCTCTGGCTGCTGCCTGAACTGGTGGAGCAGGCCAACACCGTGCCGCTGCTGCGCCGAGGCCGAGGGGTGTCCACCGAGCGCCAGCTGCTGCAACTGGCCCGGATGCGGGGGGAACGGGGATTCACCCTGAACGATGCGGTGCTCAGCCTGGAGGACCATGACGCCCTGGAGAGCGAGGAGCTGCGAAGCGTGATCGAACGGCTGCTCCATGCCCACCTGCTCGATGTGGGAAACGATGAACGGGGCCGGGTGATCTACCGGGAGCCCTAG